From the genome of Acipenser ruthenus chromosome 14, fAciRut3.2 maternal haplotype, whole genome shotgun sequence, one region includes:
- the LOC117420151 gene encoding poly(U)-specific endoribonuclease-A-like — protein sequence MARRQINHELSEILAQLWSADENRLKSGKDYVICPQGKAVCGAPGSSNARDKVSAPLFTYVNEERLKSIKTYALFISLLDNYERSTGVAEIVTAEEVRENHLFLDAILDTKVMKLAHQYLIDQRKASPDPKRFKTQLYDIWFQLYNRDSSSGADSCGFEHVFVGETRSKQVIGFHNWIQFYLQEKQNHVNYKGYKARSNKHRPEEDQLLTLQFSWKGHLKPVGSSFIGVSPEFEFAVYTICFLMSHTHTVVKVDEYELEIVVYRSGGCIGSSYPKLLSNNNTM from the exons ATGGCTAGAAG GCAGATAAACCATGAACTGTCTGAGATCCTGGCACAGCTCTGGTCAGCTGATGAGAATCGTCTGAAGTCAGGAAAAGATTATGTAATCTGTCCACAG GGGAAGGCGGTATGCGGTGCTCCGGGCAGTAGCAATGCCAGAGACAAAGTTTCAGCTCCTCTGTTCACTTACGTGAATGAGGAGCGGCTGAAAAGCATAAAGACATATGCGT TGTTTATATCTCTGCTGGACAACTATGAGAGGTCAACTGGAGTTGCAGAGATTGTTACAGCTGAAGAAGTGAGAGAGAACCACCTCTTTCTCGATGCTATTTTGGACACTAAAGTTATGAAG CTTGCTCACCAGTATTTGATTGATCAAAGAAAGGCAAGCCCAGACCCCAAAAGATTTAAGACCCAGCTGTATGACATCTGGTTTCAGCTTTACAACAGGGATAGCAGCAGTGG AGCGGATTCATGTGGATTTGAGCATGTCTTTGTAGGGGAGACCAGGTCCAAACAAGTCATTGGTTTCCATAACTGGATCCAGTTCTACCTGCAGGAAAAGCAAAACCATGTTAATTACAAAGGCTATAAAGCACGATCTAACAAACACAGG CCTGAAGAGGACCAGCTTCTAACCCTTCAGTTCAGCTGGAAGGGCCATTTGAAGCCTGTCGGCAGCAGTTTCATCGGGGTCAGCCCTGAGTTTGAGTTTGCAGTCTACACCATTTGTTTCCTGATGTCCCATACCCATACAGTTGTAAAAGTGGACGAGTATGAGCTGGAGATAGTTGTGTATCGCAGTGGCGGTTGCATTGGATCCTCTTATCCAAAACTTCTTAGCAATAACAATACTATGTAA